In the Mesorhizobium sp. M1D.F.Ca.ET.043.01.1.1 genome, CCGCAAGAGGTGCGCCGGTTGGCCCAGGAGGCCGCGGTAATCGGCCCGCGCTTCGATGCCACGCTTCTGAAAACCGTGACAGCCGACCCCGCCCGCCTGGAAGCTGGCTGCGAACTGCTTTGCGACGCGGAGATCATCGAGGAGGTTGCCGGATCAGGCTCGGTCTCGTCGCAAAGCTACCGCTTCACGCAAACCTTGCTGCAGGACGTGATCTACCAGAACCTGCTCCTGCAACGCCGGACCGACATCCACGGGCGAGTCGGTGCCGCCTTGGAGCAACTGTACGGCGACAAGCCGGAACGGCTCGAGGATTTGACCGTGCTCGGCCATCATTTCGCGCAGAGCGCCGAGCGGGAAAAGGGCGCGCGTTACCTGCAGGCAGCGGGCGATCGCGCTCGCATGATATACGCCAACGACGACGCCCTTCGTTTTTACGAGCGAGCGCTGACCGCGCTGGGCGCGACCGGGCAATCACCGGTCAAACTGGCAATTGCAGAGCGCATTGCCGATTTGAGCGGCCCGGCAGGCCGCCGCGAGATCGCGCACCGCCACTACGAGACGGTCTTGCAGGCATATCGGGAGTCGGCCGATCGTGTCGCTTCGGCGCGCGTTCTGCGCAAGATCGGCCGGCTGCTCTGGGACGTCGGCAAACGGGACAACGCAGAGTCTCGCTATGCTGAAGCGGCAGCGCTGCTCGACGGAGCGGATGCCCCGGTCGAGCAGGCGCATCTGTGGCAAGAACGTGGCCGGCAGGCGTTCCGTAGCGGAGACCACGCTCTCGCGGCAAAATGGGCAGACGCGGCGCTGGATTGCGTGCGGGCTCTGACAGCGGAGCATGTCTCGGAAGCAGGGCGTGAAGCCACACTTGTGACCGCCGAGGCGCTCAATACCAAGGCTGTTGCGCTGGCTCGCCTTGGGCGAAGCCATGAAGCCGTGCGTCAGATTGAACGTAGCATTGAATTGGCCGAAGCCGCCGGTCTGCCGGGCACGGCCTGTCGCGGCTACACCAATCTCGGCGTGCTCTACACGACCATCGATCCGGCAAAGGCGATGGAGGTCTGCCGGCGCGGTCTTGAAGTGGCGCGCCGTATTGGCGATTTGGGGTTCCAGGCGCGCCTTCTCGCCAACCTGGCGGTCGCCTGTTGTACGTTCACAGATCGCTGTCCGACCGAGGGCGTTCCCGCCGCTGAGAAGGCCATCGAGATCGACCGGGCGCTCGACCAGCGCGAACACCTGGCGGTGCCGTTGATCGTGCTTGGGCAGATCCACCAGTGCAACGGCCGTCCGGAACAGGCGGTTGGTTTGTTCCATGAAGCGCTGGATGTGGCCCGCGAAACGGGCGAACCCCAACTGCTGTTTCCGTGCTATGATGGTCTTGCAACGCTCAATCTCGACCTCGACAATCTGACCGAGGCCGAACGCTACTTTTCCCTGGCGCAGGGAATATGCGCCCAGCACGGGCTCGACCCGGAAGCGCTCGTCGTGCTGCCTTTTCTCGACTAGCCGGGGTGGGAGGTTGGAATGTCCGCGCATAGTGACTTGGTACCGCTTCAACCGGGTGATCGTGCGCCAAACGTGGTACTCGACGCCATCACCCAGGAAGGCAAGATCGCGCTCGACGACTTTCGCGGACAAAAACCGGTGCTGGTCGGCCTGTTTCGAGGTCTGCATTGTGCGTTTTGCCGGCGCCATATCGCCGCCCAGGCGCGGCTTGATCCGGAGTTGCGCGAAAAGGGCGTGGGGAGCCTGACGGTGGTCAACACGCCGATCGAGCGGGCGCGTCTCTATTTCCGCTACCACCCGATGCCGAATCTGCTTGCGGCCTCCGACCCTGAACGCGCTTCACATCGTGCTTTTGGACTGCCCA is a window encoding:
- a CDS encoding redoxin domain-containing protein, whose amino-acid sequence is MSAHSDLVPLQPGDRAPNVVLDAITQEGKIALDDFRGQKPVLVGLFRGLHCAFCRRHIAAQARLDPELREKGVGSLTVVNTPIERARLYFRYHPMPNLLAASDPERASHRAFGLPNLEFTENETNWPYKVAMAAAMDMRVDIPGELPGPMNPIAAAEILDKKDHYEVTEADQQMMATGHGQLIGQFLLDRQGIVRWSFTEVPEGGRYMFAAPSPQELMSAVSQVAQ